The Candidatus Dependentiae bacterium genome includes a region encoding these proteins:
- the ruvX gene encoding Holliday junction resolvase RuvX — translation MKVLALDLGDVWIGTAMSDPLKIIATPYKTTKLELLMPFLHELFAKEKIETVVIGYPRTMRDTESLQTKKVLAQKDLIEAEFPDKKYILWDERLSSKGARTIQGKKAKTDGAQEHSIAAAIILQTYLQFLN, via the coding sequence ATGAAAGTATTAGCTCTTGATCTTGGAGATGTTTGGATAGGAACTGCGATGAGCGACCCTTTAAAAATAATTGCGACTCCTTATAAAACCACAAAACTAGAACTCCTTATGCCTTTTTTACACGAACTATTTGCTAAAGAGAAAATAGAAACCGTTGTAATCGGCTATCCAAGAACAATGAGAGACACTGAAAGCCTGCAGACAAAAAAAGTCCTGGCCCAAAAAGATTTAATTGAGGCAGAGTTCCCAGACAAAAAATATATTTTGTGGGACGAAAGACTTTCAAGCAAAGGAGCTCGAACCATTCAAGGGAAAAAAGCAAAAACAGATGGGGCTCAAGAACACTCGATCGCCGCAGCTATAATACTTCAAACCTATCTACAGTTTTTAAATTAA
- a CDS encoding amino acid carrier protein, translating to MNFSTMLSDLENIIWGLPFLLFFFGTCVYMTMQLGFVQFRYFAKAIRVVFKSDESSSTVVAAGKLSPFQAFMNTLGGNIGNGSLAGVPTAIALGGPGAIFWMLLMSTFSVSLRFAEVYLATYFSDKATAEKSGPMYYLSLLPFGAVLSYLFGVFGLIYMLTGGNLIQCNAVGSALSRSWGVSQEISAVFVFLFISYVIIGGSDRIVKFLDKLVPVKVYGFLITAVMVLIYNFASIPHALYLMISLAFNPQAVVGGTFGFAIQRSLAAGFSRGVNASEAGLGTAAVAFGTTKGQDPIENGIMSMLSIYINTHIVCFLVSLCVIASGAWQTGEVGIAMLVSSYETVFGSFGGLIVTVLVSMFAMSVVVAYAYNARICWSFLFKGKADWLFSVVYILCAAAGTLMRADVVWNINGISTAAIFAVNVLGLLWFTSTVKTGLTSYRKKYA from the coding sequence GTGAATTTTTCTACAATGCTATCAGATCTTGAAAACATAATTTGGGGACTGCCTTTTTTACTGTTTTTCTTTGGTACGTGCGTGTACATGACCATGCAGCTTGGATTTGTTCAATTTCGTTATTTTGCTAAAGCTATTCGAGTAGTTTTTAAGTCAGATGAATCGAGCAGTACTGTTGTAGCCGCAGGAAAGCTTTCTCCATTTCAAGCATTTATGAACACTCTTGGTGGCAATATTGGAAATGGCAGCTTAGCAGGAGTTCCAACCGCTATCGCTCTTGGTGGTCCAGGTGCAATTTTCTGGATGCTGTTGATGTCTACTTTTTCTGTCTCGCTGCGGTTTGCAGAAGTTTACCTTGCAACCTATTTTAGCGATAAAGCAACAGCAGAAAAATCTGGCCCGATGTATTATTTAAGCTTGCTGCCTTTTGGTGCAGTTCTTTCTTATTTGTTTGGTGTTTTTGGTTTAATTTATATGCTGACTGGCGGAAACTTAATTCAGTGTAATGCTGTTGGGTCTGCATTAAGTCGATCATGGGGAGTAAGCCAAGAAATTTCTGCGGTATTTGTTTTTCTTTTCATATCCTATGTCATTATTGGTGGATCTGATAGAATCGTTAAATTTTTAGATAAATTAGTTCCTGTTAAAGTTTACGGTTTTTTAATTACCGCTGTGATGGTTTTAATTTATAATTTTGCTTCTATTCCTCATGCGCTTTACCTTATGATTTCTTTAGCTTTTAATCCACAAGCAGTTGTTGGTGGAACATTTGGTTTTGCTATTCAACGCTCGCTTGCAGCAGGTTTTTCTCGCGGCGTTAATGCAAGTGAGGCTGGCCTTGGTACCGCAGCTGTAGCATTTGGTACAACAAAAGGCCAAGACCCAATAGAAAATGGTATAATGTCTATGCTTAGCATTTACATCAACACTCACATAGTTTGCTTTTTAGTTTCTCTTTGCGTTATTGCAAGTGGTGCTTGGCAAACGGGAGAAGTTGGAATAGCAATGCTTGTTTCTTCATACGAAACAGTTTTTGGTTCTTTTGGTGGACTTATTGTTACGGTTCTTGTTTCAATGTTTGCTATGAGCGTTGTGGTTGCTTATGCATACAATGCTCGAATCTGCTGGAGCTTTTTATTTAAAGGAAAAGCTGATTGGTTATTTTCGGTTGTTTATATATTGTGTGCAGCGGCTGGAACATTAATGCGCGCTGATGTTGTTTGGAATATTAATGGTATTTCAACTGCCGCGATCTTTGCAGTAAACGTTTTGGGCTTGTTATGGTTTACGAGCACGGTAAAAACAGGCTTAACTTCTTACAGAAAAAAATATGCTTAA
- a CDS encoding nucleoside triphosphate pyrophosphohydrolase, with the protein MTSRAFKQNKLFRDKISNILEPLGSRLYWIELSDQEFQKQLSLKLIEEAHEVQHATTKENMLEELADVLEVVDALRKSHGFTTKELNDCKLKKRKEKGGFDGKRFITVAEHPVGSLAEKYCLANPDKYPEIKNQT; encoded by the coding sequence ATGACATCACGCGCATTTAAACAAAACAAATTATTTCGAGACAAAATAAGCAACATTCTTGAGCCACTTGGATCAAGGCTTTATTGGATAGAGCTGTCTGATCAAGAATTTCAAAAACAATTAAGCTTAAAATTGATAGAAGAAGCTCATGAAGTTCAGCATGCAACGACAAAAGAAAACATGCTTGAAGAGCTTGCTGACGTACTTGAAGTTGTAGACGCACTAAGAAAATCACACGGATTTACAACAAAAGAATTAAATGACTGCAAGCTAAAAAAACGTAAAGAAAAAGGTGGTTTTGATGGTAAAAGATTTATCACTGTTGCTGAACACCCGGTTGGTAGCCTTGCTGAGAAATATTGCCTAGCAAACCCTGACAAATATCCTGAAATAAAAAATCAAACATAA
- the polA gene encoding DNA polymerase I, with translation MSDKISKKSVFIIDGSSFLYRAYYAVKPLYTSKGLAVQAVYGFCRMIKKIIDLLRVDHVIIVWDSKGKTHRHEIFSEYKGTRQAPPSDIFEQKALIQEFADLVGILQLSQVGKEADDLMFSFAKKVEKSGYQAVLVSSDKDMRQALSENIIIFDPFKDAVMDVAACQDRYGFEVFKLPFYFSILGDASDNIPGVKGIGEKGATDLVTQFSSLNDMYENIDKIPKQRIKDLLIEHKDKAYLSERLFLLRLFDIDLTVEDTVLNPASWAKAAQLFQKLEFKSLVKDIELKYGIAEIDAVGNQISLDVASESRPLHEKYDFVLINQEKQLVDLCKNLSEAKSFAIDTETTRLDPMQAELVGISIAYKVGQAFYIPLGHKQESQLSIVQEASPLKNEQQLSKKIVVDHLGPILKNKNIEKYMHNAKFDQLVLNQAGLEVVGVSFDTMIAASLATKEWEKNGLKDLSEQFFNETMLNYKDMIKQHKAQDFSYIPVSVATQYAASDAHQTLKLVSVFKKELKEQLLDDLFYNIEFPINDILVAMQQEGIFCSVDLLKHLSVQVDKDLKKIEQEIFLVAGKEINLNSPKQIRELLFDQLKLTPQKKSGKGATFSTDAEVLKALQLEHEVPKMMLAYRELYKLKSTYIDALPTYINPKTQRIHTSWNQTIAATGRLSSSNPNLQNIPKDRLEYGKEYDVDVRSAFQAKSGWSFISADYSQIELRVLAQLSKDKNLVHAFLSGQDIHAQTAAKMFDVDLPQVTDEQRSIGKRLNFSILYGLTAYGLSKDMLIPYADAKKYIDLYFEQYPGVCAWMEGVVEFVKKHGYTQTLYGRRRYLPGIYEKNKGLFDLARRIAINTPAQGTAAEVTKLGMISFDKAIKDRGLQAKVLLQIHDELLVTCPDQEVEEVSKLLEKTLISAVAWDIPLQAAIRVGKNWREVTK, from the coding sequence ATGTCAGATAAAATTTCAAAAAAATCAGTTTTTATTATTGATGGCTCTTCGTTTTTATACCGAGCTTATTATGCAGTTAAACCGCTTTATACGAGTAAGGGTTTGGCTGTTCAAGCTGTCTATGGTTTTTGCAGAATGATAAAAAAAATTATTGATCTTTTGCGGGTAGATCATGTCATTATCGTTTGGGATAGCAAAGGGAAAACTCATCGACACGAAATTTTTTCTGAGTACAAGGGAACCAGGCAAGCACCACCAAGTGACATTTTTGAACAAAAAGCATTGATTCAAGAGTTTGCGGATTTGGTAGGGATTTTGCAGCTTAGTCAGGTTGGAAAAGAGGCTGACGATCTGATGTTTAGCTTTGCAAAGAAAGTAGAAAAATCTGGGTATCAAGCAGTGCTTGTTTCTTCTGATAAAGATATGCGCCAGGCCTTGTCTGAAAATATTATAATTTTTGATCCATTTAAAGATGCTGTTATGGATGTAGCTGCTTGTCAGGATAGATATGGATTTGAAGTTTTTAAGTTGCCGTTTTACTTTTCAATTCTTGGCGATGCTTCTGATAATATTCCCGGAGTAAAAGGTATTGGTGAAAAGGGTGCAACTGATTTAGTAACGCAGTTTTCAAGCCTTAATGATATGTATGAAAATATTGATAAAATACCCAAGCAGCGGATCAAAGATCTTTTAATCGAGCATAAAGATAAGGCATATTTAAGTGAAAGATTATTTTTACTTCGCCTTTTTGACATTGATTTAACCGTTGAAGATACTGTTTTAAATCCAGCATCTTGGGCTAAAGCTGCACAGTTGTTCCAAAAATTAGAATTTAAAAGCTTGGTCAAAGATATTGAATTAAAGTATGGGATAGCCGAAATTGATGCTGTGGGCAATCAAATCTCATTAGACGTAGCATCAGAGAGTAGACCCTTACATGAAAAATATGACTTTGTTTTAATCAATCAAGAAAAACAGCTTGTTGATTTGTGTAAAAATTTATCTGAAGCAAAATCATTTGCAATTGATACTGAAACGACAAGGCTGGATCCTATGCAAGCAGAGCTTGTAGGTATTTCCATTGCTTATAAAGTTGGTCAGGCTTTTTATATTCCCCTTGGCCATAAACAAGAGTCTCAGCTTTCTATTGTGCAAGAAGCATCACCTTTAAAAAATGAACAGCAGCTTTCAAAAAAAATAGTAGTGGATCATCTTGGTCCAATTTTAAAAAATAAAAACATTGAAAAATATATGCACAATGCAAAATTTGATCAACTTGTGCTTAATCAAGCTGGGCTTGAAGTAGTTGGTGTGTCTTTTGATACTATGATTGCAGCAAGTTTGGCAACAAAAGAATGGGAAAAAAATGGGTTGAAAGATCTTTCTGAGCAGTTTTTTAATGAGACTATGTTGAACTATAAAGACATGATTAAGCAGCACAAGGCTCAAGATTTTTCTTATATTCCAGTATCTGTGGCAACACAGTATGCAGCGTCTGATGCGCATCAAACATTAAAATTGGTTTCAGTTTTCAAAAAAGAGCTTAAAGAGCAACTCTTAGATGATTTATTTTATAATATAGAGTTTCCAATAAATGATATTTTAGTGGCGATGCAACAAGAAGGTATTTTTTGCAGCGTTGATTTGCTCAAGCATTTAAGTGTTCAGGTTGATAAAGATTTAAAAAAAATTGAGCAAGAAATATTCTTGGTAGCCGGAAAAGAGATTAATTTAAACTCGCCAAAGCAGATAAGAGAGCTCTTATTTGATCAGTTAAAGCTAACGCCTCAAAAAAAGAGCGGGAAGGGGGCTACGTTTTCAACAGATGCAGAAGTTTTAAAAGCTTTGCAATTGGAGCATGAAGTTCCAAAAATGATGCTTGCTTACAGAGAGCTGTATAAATTAAAAAGTACATACATTGATGCTTTGCCAACATACATTAATCCAAAAACCCAGAGAATTCACACATCTTGGAATCAAACCATTGCTGCAACTGGTAGACTTTCAAGCTCAAACCCGAATTTACAAAATATTCCAAAAGATCGGCTTGAGTATGGAAAAGAATATGATGTTGATGTTCGATCTGCTTTTCAAGCAAAAAGTGGATGGAGTTTTATTTCGGCAGATTATTCTCAAATAGAGCTTCGGGTTCTTGCTCAACTTTCAAAGGATAAAAATCTGGTTCATGCGTTTTTATCAGGGCAAGACATTCATGCTCAGACAGCAGCAAAGATGTTTGATGTTGACTTGCCTCAAGTTACAGACGAACAACGATCGATTGGCAAGCGCTTAAACTTTTCGATTTTGTATGGCTTAACCGCTTATGGTCTATCAAAAGATATGTTAATTCCTTATGCTGATGCAAAAAAATATATAGATCTTTATTTTGAGCAGTATCCAGGAGTTTGTGCTTGGATGGAGGGCGTTGTGGAGTTTGTGAAAAAACATGGATATACACAAACTTTGTACGGTCGAAGACGTTACCTGCCTGGCATTTATGAAAAAAACAAAGGACTATTTGATCTTGCTAGGCGCATTGCTATAAATACTCCGGCTCAGGGAACTGCGGCAGAGGTGACAAAGCTTGGTATGATTTCTTTTGATAAAGCCATTAAAGACAGAGGCTTGCAAGCAAAGGTCTTGCTTCAAATACATGATGAATTGCTCGTTACCTGCCCAGACCAAGAGGTTGAGGAAGTGTCAAAATTATTAGAGAAAACATTGATTTCTGCGGTAGCTTGGGATATTCCATTGCAAGCTGCAATTAGGGTGGGTAAAAACTGGAGAGAAGTTACGAAGTAA
- the rpmA gene encoding 50S ribosomal protein L27 — MATSKSGGSTCNGRDSKGQRLGVKLYAGEVVTGGEIIIRQRGTKYHPGKFVGRGKDDTLYALGAGFVEFHRGYKDRLFVSIVAERKTAKAA, encoded by the coding sequence ATGGCAACCAGTAAATCCGGCGGTTCAACCTGTAACGGCCGGGATAGTAAAGGTCAAAGACTTGGCGTTAAACTTTATGCAGGAGAAGTAGTTACCGGTGGTGAAATTATCATCAGACAGCGCGGAACTAAATATCATCCTGGTAAATTTGTAGGTCGTGGAAAAGATGATACCTTGTATGCATTAGGTGCAGGATTTGTTGAATTCCATCGTGGATACAAAGATAGATTATTCGTATCCATCGTTGCTGAGCGAAAAACAGCAAAAGCTGCTTAA
- a CDS encoding UDP-N-acetylmuramoyl-L-alanyl-D-glutamate--2,6-diaminopimelate ligase, with amino-acid sequence MLNGTNTIVLRDIYPVTAHTDFVGAGSTFVAIPGAKTDGLNYISLALQKGATTIVVEQGVLLSQELSDLVEAFGAQIIFVPNCRKALSQMAAQALDFPAKKLKIVGITGTKGKTSTAYMVYHMLHALGKKVALISTVEKRIESDYVTISLTTPLPDQIHIFLDECVKRSIEYVVMEVSAQALTLQRLEGIEFEAGVFTNFSHEHLEFYDDLQQYFKAKTLLVPKIKNPKNMFINIDDKHGQVLHQENPECSSFSLVDKNATLYGCAHPQSSEVSVHVKIDGNTYDVYTPLLGQFNVYNLLGVLGLVQALGISIADVRWSLKGLQHVPGRMEQYILQNGSRCFIDYAHNPSSFEAVLSTLRSMTSHLIVVFGAAGNRDKQKRPLMGSVAQKYCDVVILTSDNPRDENPVLIAKEVETGFDFDKPFELYRELNRVKAIEFGYELTKKGSILAILGKGRDEYQIVGDLTFPFKERSIIKPFIAQNED; translated from the coding sequence ATGCTTAACGGTACAAATACTATAGTTCTTCGCGATATTTATCCTGTTACTGCCCATACAGATTTTGTTGGAGCTGGATCAACGTTTGTTGCAATTCCTGGCGCGAAAACTGATGGACTAAATTATATTTCACTTGCTTTGCAAAAGGGAGCTACAACAATTGTTGTTGAGCAGGGCGTTTTGTTATCACAAGAGTTAAGTGATTTGGTTGAAGCTTTTGGGGCTCAAATTATATTTGTTCCAAATTGCCGCAAAGCTCTTTCTCAAATGGCTGCTCAAGCCTTAGATTTTCCAGCAAAGAAATTAAAAATTGTAGGAATTACGGGAACAAAGGGCAAAACCTCAACGGCTTACATGGTTTATCACATGCTTCATGCATTGGGTAAGAAAGTTGCCTTGATTAGTACTGTTGAAAAGCGCATTGAGTCTGACTATGTCACGATCTCTTTAACTACTCCTCTTCCCGATCAAATACATATATTTTTAGATGAATGCGTGAAGCGCAGCATTGAATATGTTGTTATGGAAGTTTCTGCGCAGGCATTAACTTTGCAACGCCTAGAAGGCATAGAGTTTGAAGCTGGAGTTTTTACCAACTTTTCACATGAACATCTGGAGTTTTATGATGATTTGCAGCAATACTTTAAAGCAAAAACTTTGCTGGTTCCAAAAATAAAAAATCCAAAAAACATGTTTATAAATATTGATGATAAGCATGGGCAAGTTTTGCATCAAGAAAATCCTGAATGCTCATCATTTTCTTTAGTTGATAAAAATGCAACTTTGTACGGTTGTGCGCATCCACAAAGCTCAGAAGTTTCTGTGCATGTTAAAATTGATGGCAATACTTATGATGTTTATACGCCGCTTTTAGGTCAGTTTAATGTTTATAATTTGCTTGGTGTTTTAGGCCTTGTGCAGGCTTTGGGAATTAGCATTGCAGATGTTAGATGGAGCTTGAAAGGCTTGCAGCATGTTCCTGGTCGCATGGAGCAATATATTTTACAAAATGGGTCTCGATGTTTTATTGATTACGCTCACAATCCATCATCATTTGAAGCGGTTCTTTCAACGCTTAGATCAATGACTTCTCATTTAATAGTTGTGTTTGGCGCTGCAGGAAATCGAGATAAGCAAAAGCGTCCATTGATGGGATCTGTTGCTCAAAAATATTGCGATGTTGTAATTTTAACTTCTGACAACCCTCGAGATGAAAACCCTGTGTTAATTGCAAAAGAGGTTGAAACTGGTTTTGATTTTGATAAGCCGTTTGAATTGTATAGAGAGTTAAATCGTGTAAAAGCTATTGAGTTTGGTTATGAATTAACTAAAAAAGGTAGCATTCTTGCAATTCTTGGTAAGGGTCGCGATGAATATCAAATTGTTGGAGATTTAACTTTTCCGTTTAAAGAACGTTCAATTATTAAACCATTCATTGCGCAAAATGAAGATTAA
- the rho gene encoding transcription termination factor Rho has product MQRSNDNKGPRPGAEAKPQKPAAPLKKQTVRPLTEAELFDMQSVELGYVAKRLGIIGSSFLSKDTLIKTILEQQVKPEVEIFVLGVLERLPDGFGFLRFSEYDYISGPDDVYVSPSLIRRYNLRTGDEIHGSIRKPKEGEKYFALQTIDKINDRPTEDTTSRLNFDRLTPLHPDQRFDLETNPNFISTRIMNIFTPIGKGQRGLIVAPPKVGKTMLLKEIALSLLQKYKDIHMIVLLIDERPEEVSDMKRTIKGNNVEIISSTFDESAERHVQVAEIVLEKAKRLVEYGEDVVILLDSITRLARAYNTTAPTSGKVLTGGIDAHALQRPKRFFGAARKTEESGSLTIIATAMVETGSRMDEVIYEEFKGTGNMELHLTRKLSNRRTFPAFDILSSSTRRDDLLLSEDELNQAWILHRFLSTMNVVEGTEFVINKMKQYKTNEEFFESVKKTGGSNAVSGGGSSGNTGGANNGSSHSSVNGDHH; this is encoded by the coding sequence TTGCAAAGATCGAATGATAATAAAGGACCGCGACCTGGTGCTGAGGCTAAGCCTCAAAAGCCAGCAGCCCCCTTAAAAAAACAAACAGTTCGTCCTTTAACGGAAGCAGAGCTTTTTGACATGCAAAGTGTTGAATTGGGTTACGTTGCTAAACGTTTGGGGATTATTGGATCAAGTTTTCTTTCTAAAGATACATTAATAAAAACAATTTTAGAGCAACAAGTAAAACCAGAGGTTGAGATTTTTGTTCTAGGTGTACTAGAAAGACTTCCTGATGGGTTTGGTTTTTTGCGATTCTCTGAATATGATTATATTTCTGGTCCAGATGATGTGTATGTTTCTCCTTCTTTAATTAGACGGTATAATTTACGAACTGGTGATGAAATTCACGGTAGCATCAGAAAGCCAAAAGAGGGTGAAAAATATTTTGCCTTACAAACAATTGATAAAATTAATGATCGACCAACAGAAGATACAACTTCAAGATTAAATTTTGATAGATTGACTCCTTTGCATCCAGATCAGAGATTTGATCTTGAGACAAATCCAAATTTTATCTCAACTCGAATTATGAACATTTTTACTCCGATTGGCAAAGGACAGCGTGGTCTTATCGTTGCGCCTCCAAAGGTTGGTAAAACGATGCTTCTTAAAGAAATTGCTTTAAGTTTGCTTCAAAAATATAAAGATATTCATATGATTGTTCTTTTAATTGATGAAAGACCTGAAGAGGTTTCTGATATGAAGCGAACAATCAAGGGCAATAATGTTGAAATTATAAGTTCTACTTTTGATGAATCTGCAGAAAGACACGTTCAGGTTGCAGAAATCGTACTAGAAAAAGCAAAGCGCTTGGTTGAGTATGGGGAAGATGTTGTAATCTTGCTTGATTCGATTACTCGTTTAGCCCGTGCTTATAACACAACAGCTCCAACTTCTGGAAAAGTTTTAACTGGTGGTATTGATGCGCATGCTCTTCAAAGACCAAAGCGTTTCTTTGGTGCTGCTAGAAAAACAGAAGAGTCTGGATCTTTGACAATTATAGCAACAGCTATGGTTGAAACTGGTTCGCGTATGGATGAAGTCATTTATGAAGAGTTTAAAGGTACTGGAAACATGGAGCTTCATCTTACTCGCAAGCTTTCAAATCGTAGAACCTTTCCGGCTTTTGACATTCTTTCTTCAAGCACTCGTCGCGATGATTTACTTCTTTCTGAAGATGAATTAAATCAAGCATGGATTCTTCATAGATTTTTATCAACCATGAATGTGGTTGAAGGAACTGAATTTGTTATCAACAAAATGAAGCAGTACAAAACGAATGAAGAGTTTTTTGAAAGCGTGAAAAAAACTGGTGGCAGCAATGCTGTCAGTGGCGGTGGAAGCAGCGGAAACACTGGTGGAGCTAACAATGGCTCAAGTCATAGTTCTGTAAATGGTGATCACCACTAA
- the secF gene encoding protein translocase subunit SecF — protein sequence MYKYNFLKYSIPSVLFTMVIIGAGVANYFVQGGFKYSVDFAGGTEMRVQFEKAVDLEPIKAVIHDKWQGTVYGVIGTPEIIVRVQEMPEKLDGLSDKIMASIDSASQDNPGKLVQINSISRTISDKLWMVWLKAITIALLSLVAYLSIRFQFAFAIGAVIALAHDAIIVLACFMLLGKEISIDFIGAIMAVLAYSINDTIIVFSRIRQNMKTLKGKSLYDIVNISLNERLRRTILTSFATALVVMSLFLFGGESIRDFALAILLGILFGTFSSIYIASPIMMLFMRDQK from the coding sequence ATGTACAAGTACAATTTTTTGAAATATAGCATTCCAAGTGTTTTGTTTACCATGGTAATTATTGGTGCTGGTGTTGCAAATTACTTTGTTCAAGGTGGTTTTAAATATAGTGTTGATTTTGCTGGTGGTACAGAAATGAGAGTTCAGTTTGAAAAAGCTGTAGATCTTGAGCCTATCAAAGCAGTTATTCATGATAAATGGCAGGGAACTGTTTATGGCGTGATTGGAACACCAGAAATTATTGTGCGTGTGCAAGAAATGCCTGAAAAGTTAGATGGTTTAAGCGATAAGATTATGGCATCTATCGACTCAGCATCGCAAGACAATCCTGGCAAGTTGGTTCAAATCAATAGCATTAGTCGTACAATTAGCGACAAGCTATGGATGGTTTGGCTTAAGGCAATAACAATAGCTCTTTTAAGTTTAGTTGCATATCTTTCGATACGATTTCAGTTTGCATTTGCTATCGGAGCGGTTATCGCTTTAGCCCATGATGCAATAATTGTTTTAGCTTGTTTTATGTTGCTTGGTAAAGAAATTTCAATTGATTTTATTGGCGCAATTATGGCAGTGCTGGCTTATTCAATTAATGACACAATTATTGTGTTTTCTCGCATTAGACAAAATATGAAAACTTTAAAAGGTAAGTCACTTTACGATATCGTAAATATTAGCCTTAATGAGCGTCTTCGTAGAACAATTTTAACAAGTTTTGCAACAGCGCTTGTTGTTATGTCATTGTTCTTGTTTGGTGGAGAGTCTATTAGAGATTTTGCATTAGCTATTTTGTTGGGAATCCTTTTTGGAACATTCTCTTCAATTTACATTGCAAGTCCAATTATGATGCTTTTTATGAGAGATCAAAAATAG
- a CDS encoding A/G-specific adenine glycosylase, which produces MKIKADKFLDFQKMIQDFYRVSKRDFIWRQDITPYKILVSEIMLQQTQTARVEPKFILWLQKFPDIFSLACASRLEVLSAWQGLGYNRRGLWLHEAAKRMVLEFEGQVPDDPEILKTFTGIGPNTAASICAFAFNQPVVFIETNIRTVFLHHFFSDSREKIHDKQILPLVRSCLDYDNSRHWYYGLMDYGVYLKTKVKASNKLSSHHALQTKFVGSKRQVRGAIIRILSKGLSLSCDELCQLVAYELPENLYDVSNVVQDLMEECLIEEDNGLIKV; this is translated from the coding sequence ATGAAGATTAAGGCTGATAAATTCTTAGATTTTCAAAAAATGATTCAGGATTTTTATCGAGTTAGCAAACGAGATTTCATCTGGCGTCAAGATATCACGCCTTATAAGATTTTAGTTTCAGAAATTATGCTCCAGCAAACTCAAACAGCTCGTGTCGAGCCAAAATTTATTTTGTGGCTGCAAAAATTTCCAGATATCTTTTCTCTGGCTTGTGCCTCAAGGCTAGAAGTTTTAAGCGCTTGGCAAGGCCTTGGCTACAATCGCCGTGGTCTGTGGTTGCACGAAGCTGCAAAGCGCATGGTTTTAGAGTTTGAGGGTCAAGTTCCTGATGATCCTGAAATATTAAAAACTTTTACAGGAATTGGTCCGAACACTGCAGCATCGATTTGTGCTTTTGCTTTCAATCAACCGGTTGTTTTTATTGAAACAAATATTCGTACAGTTTTTTTACACCATTTTTTTTCGGACTCAAGAGAGAAGATTCATGACAAGCAAATCCTGCCATTGGTTAGATCTTGTTTGGATTATGATAACTCTCGCCATTGGTATTATGGTTTGATGGATTATGGGGTTTATTTGAAAACAAAGGTAAAAGCGAGCAATAAATTGAGCTCTCATCACGCCTTACAAACAAAGTTTGTTGGATCTAAGCGCCAAGTTCGTGGAGCAATTATTAGAATTTTAAGTAAGGGTTTATCGTTATCTTGTGATGAGCTCTGTCAGTTAGTGGCTTATGAATTACCAGAAAATCTTTATGATGTTTCAAATGTCGTTCAAGATTTGATGGAAGAATGCCTTATAGAAGAAGATAATGGCTTAATTAAAGTTTGA
- the tsaB gene encoding tRNA (adenosine(37)-N6)-threonylcarbamoyltransferase complex dimerization subunit type 1 TsaB: MLPYIILQYPYDKIEVALCDNGNIIQLAQEHKFNAIKSTIPHISSMLENHNLKLSDLKFIGVNVGPGPYNTLRALLTMANGIHFASKIPLIKLTALELLSLEHENENTLIIFQAFADNVFYQYKENTKTKTGACSINQLIEKLNKQSTVFLALGNGAQMYKEKLQKHAGNNVTFPSTIPLFNSIESMAKKSLDLFLQNKLETDYLKPIYFEDLSTK, from the coding sequence ATGCTGCCTTACATCATCTTGCAATATCCTTATGATAAAATTGAAGTCGCACTCTGCGACAATGGCAATATCATACAATTAGCCCAAGAGCATAAATTCAACGCTATAAAATCAACAATTCCTCATATTTCAAGCATGCTAGAAAATCACAATCTTAAGCTAAGCGATCTAAAATTTATCGGCGTTAATGTTGGTCCCGGGCCTTATAACACACTTAGAGCCTTACTGACAATGGCAAACGGTATACACTTTGCTTCAAAAATCCCATTAATTAAACTAACAGCCCTAGAACTTTTAAGCCTCGAGCATGAAAATGAAAACACATTAATTATTTTCCAAGCTTTTGCTGATAATGTTTTTTATCAATATAAAGAAAATACAAAAACCAAAACAGGCGCTTGCTCTATAAACCAACTCATTGAAAAATTAAACAAACAATCGACCGTTTTTCTAGCTCTTGGCAATGGAGCGCAAATGTACAAAGAGAAGTTACAAAAACATGCAGGCAATAACGTAACTTTTCCAAGCACAATACCGCTTTTTAATTCAATTGAGTCTATGGCTAAAAAATCTTTGGATCTGTTTTTACAAAATAAACTTGAAACAGATTATTTAAAGCCAATCTACTTTGAAGACCTATCTACGAAATAA